The Peptoanaerobacter stomatis genome includes the window TATTGCCTTGTTTTTAATTACTCTTGACCAACTTCTTTTTCAAGTGGTTGACCATCACCGTCAAAACCACTTTCAGCCAGTATCTCAAGAACTTTTGGTCTCAGTCTTTCAGGTATTAATCTTTTTGTCTTTGTTGCTTTCTCAGGTATACAAGTTAAATGACCTGTAATAACACGATAAGCTAAGAATTCATACATAAAAATATCTCCTTTCAGATATAAAAAAATATTATATATAATAAAGCTTAATTGCTTTATTTTCAAATCAAAATAGGTAATCATTAATATCACCTACACACCTGCATTTTGCATTGCTAAATCTTCTACTGCTCTATTTGTTTGTTCTAATTGTTCTTTCATAGCTTTTAGCTCTTCTTTAAGTATTTGTTCCTCTGTCTTAGGTATTTCAATGTATTTCATTACTGCCTTTTTCGCCTTTTCATCATATTCAAGCCTTGTGTAGTATCCGTCCTTATTAGGTAGTTCTTCTACATCTTGATACTTAAATACATACTCATCTACTGCTGATTGCATATCTACAAAACTGTTATCTTTTTTATTAAATCGCAATAATACTTTCATAAATATCTCCTTTCTATTTTTCCGTTTGTATTAAATAATCAATGTCTCCAGTAGTTGTTATAATGCTTACAGAATTTTTAAACTCTACATCTTGTATCACCTGTAATCCCACATTGCTAATTGACTGTTCAATATCTACACCGTCTACAATTACTCTTGCATATCCTGTTTTCCCGTATTTATAACTCGATTGTGCATATCTGATTATTCCAGCACCTCCTGAATAATCAAACCTGTTATTGTTTAATTTCCCTTGTCTTACTACTGTATATTGTCTGCCTCCCACACTCAACCACACTCCATTTATTAATACTTCTAATCTTCCGTTGTTATTTCTAAATTGAAATCCCTGAACATTGTTTGCGTTTCCTGATGTATTTGCATAATTTACGTTAAAATTCGATGGATTATATACATACATATTTGTTCCATCACTTCCACCCCATAGCCATGATGGTTGCCCACCTTGCCCACTCCAGTTGAAAATCATATTATTCAGTTTATCTGAATTTATAGCACCATTTACTTTTGTGCTTACTATAGTACTTATTAAATTATTAATATCTGAAGTGCTGTGTCTGTGAGATAGAGCCGCATATAATAAATCTGTTTGTTCTTTTGTTAATACAGAATTTATTTTATCTGATAAATTTTTTAAAAGTGTATCAATTTTTATATTGTCTTCGCAAAAATCCTGCCTTTTAGGATACTCATTACCTTTCCAATCATTGAGTTTTGCGAAATCCGTTTTTTTCTCAGCTGGCATTTAATCACTCCTTTACTCATTATATACATTAAATTCATCCCAAGTTAAATTAAGACTATCCCACATATCCCAAGTTTTATTATATTTGTCGAAGTCATCCCACGTTAACTGTGTAAATATATACTCAATACCAAGATGAGCAGGTTTAATCTCATTAAGCGTATTTTTCAATCCGTCCATATTGCTCGGAATTCCACGAGTTCCGACAAATTTAATAGAAAAAAAATACTCCTCGTTATGCTCCATTACCTCAACTTCGCCATTAGAAAAAGCTCTTGCTACATTTTCAATCATTTCTTTTGTTGTCGTTCCTGCACTTCTAAACTTAGCCTTAATCATTTCACGTCTATGTGTATAAGAGTTTTTATAATTAGTTTTTAGTCCCAATTCTTTTTCCCACAAGTCAAGTCCCCACGTTGCCGTTTCTATAAAACACTGTGAAAATAAATCTTTTAACTTTGCTTGTAGGTCTTTTACTTCTACACCTAATACTTCTTGAAGTTCTATCATTTCCTTGATGTCTTTCCAATAAAAAGGCAAATATGACATCAAGTCCAAATTTTGATTTAAGTTAAATTCTTCAAACATCGTCCCACCTCATTATATCCTTTGAGATAGTAAAACAGATTGGCAATAAGGTATTTCATTTTCTTCTAATTTGAAATTAAAGGCTTTTTCATTTAGTAATAGATTTTCGTACTCCGCAACTCCGTTGGTATTTAGCAATAGTTCGCCAACTTTCCCAAAACTTACATAGTTTTGTTTAAAGCTGATTTGTTTATATAAATCTTTTAATCTGCTTAGAAATTCAACGTTTACAGTTTGCAAATCATATCCGTTCAATAATGTTATAGTTGCTTTTACAATAACTTCTTTTTGTTTTGCACTTTCCACTGTTACAGTTGCTCCAATCGGTCTAACTGTTTCAATGTGGTTTGCTACTGATGATATAAGTTCAGTCGTTGCAACTCCCATTTCATTATTTGTAACGACTACCTTTACCGTTCCATTGCCGTTCCAAAGTGGAAATACCTTGACCGCTCCAACTCCCTGCACTTCTAACGCCCAGCGTTTATAATGATATATGTTTCCACTCGTGGCTGGCTCTCTTATCGCTATTAAATATCTTTCCAAAAAGCTCTCGTCTGTTTCTGTTTCATATCCGCCTTTTGTTGCCTCATTGTTGATGACTTCTTCCAAACCTTGTATTGTGATGGGGAAGTCTTTAATCGTTTTAGCTGGAAGATTTCCAATAGTCCCATCTTGTATACATTCCACATCACATATAGCTTTATTATCAATTATTACAACTCTGTTCAATGTTTCAAATACAATATCTTCACAAGCTACCTTTGTGCCTTTTTCAATAACTACATTATTTTTACCTTTGATTTCAACCTTTCCTATGCTCTTTGTAGCTTGTTTCCTTGCTACTCTATCTCCAATTCTACCTTTGACCGCTAAGTCTAAGTATTCGCCTTTAGCTGTAAGAGGATTTGACATATCAAAAAGATACTTAGCTTTTTTGTAAGTTTCGTCAATTTCGATACTTGCTGGAGCTAACACATCATAAAATAACGAACCCTCCGACTTGTCATACTGACTATCAACATTATTTATCATATTTTGTAAATGTTCATTTATCACAAATACGCCTCCCAACTAAAATTACTCCCGTCTACCAAATACACATCAAAGGTTACATATAATGAATGTTTAATTAATTCAGCATTGAAATTTTCAATGCTTATAATCTGTGGATTTGATAGCATAGTTTCTTCAATCTCTCGCTTTAATTCTGCATATAAAAAGCCTATAGGAAATCTTCGCCCTATAATTAAATCATAGTATGACATTCCATAATCTTCATATATCTTGTATTTATCTTTAAAAGTGAGTAAGATTTTTTCAATCCACATTCTAGCTGTTCTTACATCATTAGATTTGATTAGTTTTCCATTTTTTTTCAAAAACTTTTTTTCTTTGAAATCGACTAAAAAAGTCCATTTTGGACTATTGTTTTCTTCTACTGCTATTTCTTCTATATTTTCTTCAAACAATGGAAACATCTTAACCACCCACTTTTTCAACCTTATCAATAACAAAAAATTGTTGTTCGCTAACTGTAGGCAATATCAACACTTCATCGCCTTTTTTTAGTTCAAACCACAATTTGATTTTTATATTATTTTTGTCAAATAATTCTAAATTAGTTATCTCGTATAGCTTGTTTTCGCCTGTTTCTGCAATTATTTTTTCTCTTGATTTTGGAAAATTGTCATCGTCCATAACTTCCTTATTAACTGCGTAAGTTAATGGGCGGATTGTAATATCTCCGCTTTTATATCCTCTGACTTCCGTTTTAAATAGCTTTTCTTTAAGTCCTGCCGTTATATATAGTTGCTCGCTATTTAATATGACAGCTCCGTTTAATATTGATATTTTTAGATTTGGTAGTGGACTTATTACAGTCCCAATACAAGCTCCTATAAGTTCGGGATTGTCCCTTGATTTTAATTCTTTTGCAATTAGATTTTCCCAACTCATGCTACCACCTCGATTGTTATATTACATTTGTGATTTTTATTTTCGAATTTATGTTCACAATCTTTTATTAAGTATTTCCCTTTTAGTCCGTTTATTTCATTATTGAATATTAATATTCTTCCTGCTCTAAGTTCATCAGAGCCTAACAAGGTTAATGATATGTCTTCGCCAATTTTATTAAGTTCTTTTAGCTTATTTTTAGCTATATTTGATGCTTGAGCTTTGCTTTTATCGTCTACACTTTCAACGTGAGTTAATAGACCGTATTTTTTGATGTTTGCTTTGTCTTCACTTTTAGCCATAACATTTATAGTTTTTTCATCGCCGGAAGTAATTAAAATTGAATTACGCATATTTTCAATACTGCGACTTATATTTACATCACTTGCGTAATTTAAAGAATTTATACGCCCTATATTGACCGCTTGTTTATATAAAGCCTGTACTATTAATTCCTTGTAAGGCTCTATTGTCAGAATTCCGTTTCGCATTTCCATTCTAAATTTTTTACCTGTTGTATTTTCTTCATTTTCAATTATATCTTTTATAATGTCTGATATTACCGAATTTTTATATATTTTAGTAATGGTAGATGTCATACCTTTTACACTAACCTTGATATTAAAGTCTTTACAAAGCTCCATTATCGCCTTGTCTGACTTCATTTTTGTAAATTGCTTTATAATCATAGATTTATTTAACCAAAAAGCGAAGTCAAAAGCTGTTATGTTCCTTGTATTAATGTTATAGTTTTCAGTCACAATCAAACCCCTAAATCTTTCCTTGTTTTTGTTCAAAAGCACTATGAAATCTCCCAACGTGACCTTTTTTGTCCAGTTCATATACTTATCAGTATGACTATCTATCATTGTAAAAGATAATTCCATTCCAAGAGTGTCAATGCTGTCTTTCCAAGTCAATGCACCTATATAATCAGTAATATCGTTCTTTTTACTGTCCTTGATGTGAATTATCTTATAATCATCCATTTTTACCAAACCCTTTAGCTTTTGCAAAAATATATTCTTTTACACTTAAAGAATATGGGATATCTCCTGCACGGTCTTTAATTCCGACATTAAACTCATACCTACAAGATATATTTAACATTTCCTTACCTTTGTCAATGATAATTACTCTAATCGGAACACTCTTATCTCTCCATTTTTCGAAGAATTTTTTATAATGTTCTCCGTTTTTGTAATTCCCACTTATAAATGAATATGACTTATTAGGGAAAAAAGAAGAAAAAGAAAATGTTCTAAGCCCTTTTTTGCCTATCAGCAACAAAACGCCGTTTACTGTTTCGAATTCTTCGTCTTTTGTTTCGCATTCTATTAAATCAAGATAAGGTACTACAGGTATTTGTATGACTTCTTCTCTATTATTTGCCGAAAAATATATCTGCATATTGTCCCCCTTACATATTATCTAATGCTAAAATAACTTTATTTCCAACGTATTGTCCGACTTCTTCCATATATTGTCTATTACCAATAACATTGCCTTGTATAGTTACATTTACAACGGCTCTATTATTGTTATTTCCCAATCTTTCGCTTGCATTATGTGATAGTATTTTTGTTCCACTTGGAAGTATTGCCGTTTCGCTTCTTCCACCCTCTGAAATGCTTGTTATACCGCCTTGAAAATATCTAGTTCCTAATGCATGTCTAGGAATATTTTTATTTACTTTTGGACTAGAGCTTGTATTGTAGTTTCCATTTACATTTACATCAAAATCTTTACTTTGTACATCGGTATTATTCCAATCTTTTATCCAAGATAAAGCCCCTTGTACTTTTTCAGCTATCCACCCGAACGTATCAACTACTTTTCGTCCTATCTGTTCTAACTTTTCAAGTGGCGGGAATAGTTTTTTTAGTGCATTCCAAAAATTATTTATTACATTTCTAACATTTTCATTAGTATTATATAAATGTATTAGCCAAGCAACTAAGCCAGATATAAGACCTATTACCATAATAAAAGGACTAGCCATTAATACCGCATTAAACAATGTTTGTGCAAATGTTACTGCCGTTGTTATTGCTTTAGCTGTCAATAATACACCGTTATATATCGCTATAGCAGAAATAAGGGGTATAAGAACTGGTGACCATTGTTTTAACTTTTCTATAGTCGATAATATAAAACCTGCAACAATACTCAAAGTCTGCTTTAGATTAGCAAATTGAGGGCTTATAGTATTATATAATTTCCCTACTACATCAAATGTTTTGTACGCAAATGCTTCTATCACTGGTAATTTCTCAACAACAAATGTTGCGACTTTTCCAAGTATAGGCATTACTCTAGCTCCTACTTCTTCTTGCATATCTCCAAAAGCATTTTTAGCTTGTATTATCTTTCCATAGTCTGTTTCTGCAAGAGCCTTATTAACACCGCCTACATTAGCTTGTAATACTTTTGCCAGTGTAGTTGCTTTTTCCTGCTCAGTACCGAATTTCAATACCTCTTCTTCTGCCTTGCTGAATATTATTCCTGCTCTTGTTAATGCTCCAGTTTGCCCTGCCATTACTTTGCCTAGCATATTTCCTACACTTACTGCGTCTCCTGCTGTAGCATTATATCCTTTAGTTTGTGCTATTAAGTCTGCCATTCCCGGCATTAATTGCTTTAGTGTTTCAGCTTGTAGCTGATATGTCCCTAGCTGTTGCGTACCTGCTGTTATTACATCATCTTCAACTACACCGACTTTTTGCAATTCTCCTGTATATGCCTTTATAGCTTCTATTTTTTCAAGCGTCATTCCCTTTGTATTCATTAATACCGCTTGTAGTTTTGTTTCTTGCTCTAAGCTCTCTTTATATGCGTCAACACTATCTTTTAAAAACTTCGTACCTACTGCTACTGCACCAACTGCACCCCATTTCACAGCATTAACAGTAGCATTTTTTAAAGACGAACCCATTTTTTTAATACTATTGTTTAGCTGTTTGGTACGCCTTTCCATTTCTTTCGTCTGCTTTGTGGCATTTTGGATTGGTTTAGAGAATTTATCCTTTAAATTAAGAATAGCATTAATAGCCTTAGCCAATCATAACACCCCCTAATTTTTCTTGTCTTTCAAGCTCAAGTTCTAAACTAGCTTTAAAAAACAGTTTTTCTACCATTGATAGATTTAATAAATAATCTAATGTAAAGCCTTTTTGCACGTAAAAATGCAAGATAAACATGTCGTCATCTTGCATAATTAGTTTTTTAGTTTATTTTGCACGTTATCATTAATTCCATATAGTCCCATTATGGAATTTG containing:
- a CDS encoding putative phage tail protein, producing the protein MFEEFNLNQNLDLMSYLPFYWKDIKEMIELQEVLGVEVKDLQAKLKDLFSQCFIETATWGLDLWEKELGLKTNYKNSYTHRREMIKAKFRSAGTTTKEMIENVARAFSNGEVEVMEHNEEYFFSIKFVGTRGIPSNMDGLKNTLNEIKPAHLGIEYIFTQLTWDDFDKYNKTWDMWDSLNLTWDEFNVYNE
- a CDS encoding baseplate J/gp47 family protein, with protein sequence MINEHLQNMINNVDSQYDKSEGSLFYDVLAPASIEIDETYKKAKYLFDMSNPLTAKGEYLDLAVKGRIGDRVARKQATKSIGKVEIKGKNNVVIEKGTKVACEDIVFETLNRVVIIDNKAICDVECIQDGTIGNLPAKTIKDFPITIQGLEEVINNEATKGGYETETDESFLERYLIAIREPATSGNIYHYKRWALEVQGVGAVKVFPLWNGNGTVKVVVTNNEMGVATTELISSVANHIETVRPIGATVTVESAKQKEVIVKATITLLNGYDLQTVNVEFLSRLKDLYKQISFKQNYVSFGKVGELLLNTNGVAEYENLLLNEKAFNFKLEENEIPYCQSVLLSQRI
- a CDS encoding DUF2634 domain-containing protein; protein product: MFPLFEENIEEIAVEENNSPKWTFLVDFKEKKFLKKNGKLIKSNDVRTARMWIEKILLTFKDKYKIYEDYGMSYYDLIIGRRFPIGFLYAELKREIEETMLSNPQIISIENFNAELIKHSLYVTFDVYLVDGSNFSWEAYL
- a CDS encoding DUF2577 family protein, which translates into the protein MSWENLIAKELKSRDNPELIGACIGTVISPLPNLKISILNGAVILNSEQLYITAGLKEKLFKTEVRGYKSGDITIRPLTYAVNKEVMDDDNFPKSREKIIAETGENKLYEITNLELFDKNNIKIKLWFELKKGDEVLILPTVSEQQFFVIDKVEKVGG
- a CDS encoding terminase yields the protein MQKLKGLVKMDDYKIIHIKDSKKNDITDYIGALTWKDSIDTLGMELSFTMIDSHTDKYMNWTKKVTLGDFIVLLNKNKERFRGLIVTENYNINTRNITAFDFAFWLNKSMIIKQFTKMKSDKAIMELCKDFNIKVSVKGMTSTITKIYKNSVISDIIKDIIENEENTTGKKFRMEMRNGILTIEPYKELIVQALYKQAVNIGRINSLNYASDVNISRSIENMRNSILITSGDEKTINVMAKSEDKANIKKYGLLTHVESVDDKSKAQASNIAKNKLKELNKIGEDISLTLLGSDELRAGRILIFNNEINGLKGKYLIKDCEHKFENKNHKCNITIEVVA